Proteins from a single region of Nerophis lumbriciformis linkage group LG36, RoL_Nlum_v2.1, whole genome shotgun sequence:
- the ttc9c gene encoding tetratricopeptide repeat protein 9C, with the protein MEEASPHLQGAAAASFPSVKPIWALLEDAGQMKTEGNAFYREKNIRGAVGRYHRALLVLRSLDSEVTSALKGFGPKMPALTAEQETLLRSTQVDCYNNLAACLLQRETVDYARVQEYSLRVLERRPGDAKALYRAGVATLELGDAQRAKQYLTQACKMQPNDTNIRRYLQRVEEDLSRELLKEKAMYRGMFASSTKSSSGVPTDAGGDFVQVQQSNTVMKT; encoded by the exons ATGGAGGAGGCCAGCCCTCACCTGCAGGGGGCAGCAGCAGCTTCTTTCCCCTCTGTGAAGCCCATTTGGGCCTTGCTGGAAGACGCAGGCCAGATGAAGACGGAAGGGAACGCTTTCTATAGGGAAAAGAACATCCGTGGGGCTGTAGGCCGTTATCATCGCGCTCTGTTGGTTCTTCGAAGCCTCGACTCTGAGGTGACATCAGCACTGAAAGGATTTGGACCCAAGATGCCAGCTCTCACGGCGGAGCAAGAGACATTGCTAAGAAGCACACAAGTGGACTGCTACAACAACTTAGCTG CCTGTTTGCTGCAGAGGGAAACTGTCGACTACGCCCGCGTCCAGGAGTACAGCCTGCGGGTGTTAGAGAGGCGACCAGGTGATGCAAAAGCGCTGTACAGGGCCGGCGTGGCCACTCTGGAGCTGGGAGACGCACAAAGAGCCAAACAATACCTGACACAGGCCTGCAAGATGCAGCCTAATG ACACCAACATCCGGCGATACCTGCAAAGGGTGGAGGAGGATCTGAGTCGTGAGTTACTTAAGGAGAAGGCTATGTACAGAGGCATGTTTGCTTCCAGCACAAAGAGCAGCTCTGGAGTCCCCACAGATGCAGGAGGGGACTTTGTTCAAGTTCAACAGAGCAACACTGTAATGAAAACCTGA